Proteins encoded together in one Bombus affinis isolate iyBomAffi1 chromosome 2, iyBomAffi1.2, whole genome shotgun sequence window:
- the LOC126913904 gene encoding zinc finger protein 271 isoform X1 — protein MNYLQRDSSEHRCILFENMAIVPSENYQLKWHSYGAHLHSSVATLLHSESFADVLLATSCGRHVAAHRFVLAACSSYLSHIFQTCHFGANTNAPIIVVLPTEIGYRTLKILIQYMYSGEATVTNDQLEGVLKAGDILRVRGLWRSNSGSKKENVQSNSQKVDRDKREQPPLTGQIQKIKLVQPSTEKIVENAQQTPMQNDVQKPTSERKSTEKIEEKISEPESKVLEENKNIEQSKNNENLETNGKKRRITNSDVESNKSKSEDGENTELNLDLLVKDEPIWEEAMDDPSDSLTIDHEIDIKPEIVHSADEEEEYTPLTCDMCSQTFHQPSDWVRHIELTHADIAEGRRRRRKGEVDDDSKDFPPLKCDLCGDMYITPQEWVRHIQTEHTEEQLAVMNNSAPPKQRKLQSHQKLCNICKKEFPSHASMVIHQRTHTGERPFLCSYCQKGFNVKSNLLRHLRTLHDKYVHPSLYGSNGNTNA, from the exons AAAACATGGCCATCGTTCCTTCGGAGAATTATCAACTTAAATGGCACAGTTATGGCGCGCATCTGCACAGCTCTGTCGCGACGTTACTCCATTCAGAATCCTTCGCAGATGTCTTGTTAGCAACGTCCTGTGGCCGGCACGTGGCGGCTCATCGATTTGTCCTTGCCGCTTGTTCGTCGTATCTCAGTCACATTTTTCAAACATGTCATTTCGGTGCAAATACGAACGCTCCAATAATTGTG gTATTACCAACAGAAATTGGATATCGCACATTAAAAATTCTGATTCAATACATGTACAGCGGTGAAGCTACCGTGACAAATGATCAATTAGAAGGTGTATTAAAAGCAGGTGATATACTGCGTGTACGCGGTTTATGGAGATCCAACAGCGGAagtaaaaaggagaatgtaCAATCGAATAGCCAGAAGGTGGATCGAGACAAACGGGAACAGCCACCTTTAACCGGTCAAATTCAAAAAATCAAATTGGTTCAACCAAGTACAgagaaaattgtcgaaaatGCGCAACAGACGCCAATGCAAAATGACGTTCAGAAACCTACCTCAGAGAGAAAGAGTACTGAGAAAATCGAGGAGAAGATTAGCGAACCAGAATCGAAAGTTTTGGAGGAAAATAAGAATATCGAACAGAGTAAGAATAACGAAAATCTGGAGACCAatgggaaaaaaagaagaattactAACAGCGATGTGGAATCTAACAAATCTAAAAGCGAAGATGGTGAAAAC ACCGAATTGAACCTGGATCTTTTAGTGAAAGATGAACCAATTTGGGAAGAAGCTATGGATGATCCATCGGATTCATTAACGATAGATCATGAGATCGATATAAAACCG GAAATCGTACATAGCGCAGATGAAGAGGAAGAATACACCCCGTTAACATGCGACATGTGCAGTCAAACATTTCACCAGCCATCGGATTGGGTAAGACACATTGAATTGACACACGCTGATATAGCCGAAGGTAGGAGAAGAAGGAGAAAG GGCGAGGTGGATGACGACAGCAAGGATTTTCCACCTTTAAAATGTGATCTTTGTGGTGACATGTACATAACGCCTCAAGAATGGGTACGCCATATACAGACAGAACATACAGAAGAGCAGTTAGCTGTGATGAATAACTCGGCGCCTCCTAAACAAAGAAAGCTTCAAAGTCACCAAAAATTGTGCAACATTTGTAAAAAAGAATTTCCAAGCCATGCATCCATGGTAATTCACCAAAGAACGCATACAGGGGAAAGGCCTTTTCTTTGTTCCTATTGTCAAAAAGGCTTTAACGTAAAAAGTAATTTACTAAGGCATTTAAGGACATTGCATGACAAGTATGTACATCCCAGCTTATATGGGAGTAATGGCAACACGAATGCTTAA
- the LOC126913904 gene encoding zinc finger protein 271 isoform X4: protein MAIVPSENYQLKWHSYGAHLHSSVATLLHSESFADVLLATSCGRHVAAHRFVLAACSSYLSHIFQTCHFGANTNAPIIVVLPTEIGYRTLKILIQYMYSGEATVTNDQLEGVLKAGDILRVRGLWRSNSGSKKENVQSNSQKVDRDKREQPPLTGQIQKIKLVQPSTEKIVENAQQTPMQNDVQKPTSERKSTEKIEEKISEPESKVLEENKNIEQSKNNENLETNGKKRRITNSDVESNKSKSEDGENTELNLDLLVKDEPIWEEAMDDPSDSLTIDHEIDIKPEIVHSADEEEEYTPLTCDMCSQTFHQPSDWVRHIELTHADIAEGRRRRRKGEVDDDSKDFPPLKCDLCGDMYITPQEWVRHIQTEHTEEQLAVMNNSAPPKQRKLQSHQKLCNICKKEFPSHASMVIHQRTHTGERPFLCSYCQKGFNVKSNLLRHLRTLHDKYVHPSLYGSNGNTNA from the exons ATGGCCATCGTTCCTTCGGAGAATTATCAACTTAAATGGCACAGTTATGGCGCGCATCTGCACAGCTCTGTCGCGACGTTACTCCATTCAGAATCCTTCGCAGATGTCTTGTTAGCAACGTCCTGTGGCCGGCACGTGGCGGCTCATCGATTTGTCCTTGCCGCTTGTTCGTCGTATCTCAGTCACATTTTTCAAACATGTCATTTCGGTGCAAATACGAACGCTCCAATAATTGTG gTATTACCAACAGAAATTGGATATCGCACATTAAAAATTCTGATTCAATACATGTACAGCGGTGAAGCTACCGTGACAAATGATCAATTAGAAGGTGTATTAAAAGCAGGTGATATACTGCGTGTACGCGGTTTATGGAGATCCAACAGCGGAagtaaaaaggagaatgtaCAATCGAATAGCCAGAAGGTGGATCGAGACAAACGGGAACAGCCACCTTTAACCGGTCAAATTCAAAAAATCAAATTGGTTCAACCAAGTACAgagaaaattgtcgaaaatGCGCAACAGACGCCAATGCAAAATGACGTTCAGAAACCTACCTCAGAGAGAAAGAGTACTGAGAAAATCGAGGAGAAGATTAGCGAACCAGAATCGAAAGTTTTGGAGGAAAATAAGAATATCGAACAGAGTAAGAATAACGAAAATCTGGAGACCAatgggaaaaaaagaagaattactAACAGCGATGTGGAATCTAACAAATCTAAAAGCGAAGATGGTGAAAAC ACCGAATTGAACCTGGATCTTTTAGTGAAAGATGAACCAATTTGGGAAGAAGCTATGGATGATCCATCGGATTCATTAACGATAGATCATGAGATCGATATAAAACCG GAAATCGTACATAGCGCAGATGAAGAGGAAGAATACACCCCGTTAACATGCGACATGTGCAGTCAAACATTTCACCAGCCATCGGATTGGGTAAGACACATTGAATTGACACACGCTGATATAGCCGAAGGTAGGAGAAGAAGGAGAAAG GGCGAGGTGGATGACGACAGCAAGGATTTTCCACCTTTAAAATGTGATCTTTGTGGTGACATGTACATAACGCCTCAAGAATGGGTACGCCATATACAGACAGAACATACAGAAGAGCAGTTAGCTGTGATGAATAACTCGGCGCCTCCTAAACAAAGAAAGCTTCAAAGTCACCAAAAATTGTGCAACATTTGTAAAAAAGAATTTCCAAGCCATGCATCCATGGTAATTCACCAAAGAACGCATACAGGGGAAAGGCCTTTTCTTTGTTCCTATTGTCAAAAAGGCTTTAACGTAAAAAGTAATTTACTAAGGCATTTAAGGACATTGCATGACAAGTATGTACATCCCAGCTTATATGGGAGTAATGGCAACACGAATGCTTAA
- the LOC126913904 gene encoding zinc finger protein 271 isoform X3, whose product MSSENMAIVPSENYQLKWHSYGAHLHSSVATLLHSESFADVLLATSCGRHVAAHRFVLAACSSYLSHIFQTCHFGANTNAPIIVVLPTEIGYRTLKILIQYMYSGEATVTNDQLEGVLKAGDILRVRGLWRSNSGSKKENVQSNSQKVDRDKREQPPLTGQIQKIKLVQPSTEKIVENAQQTPMQNDVQKPTSERKSTEKIEEKISEPESKVLEENKNIEQSKNNENLETNGKKRRITNSDVESNKSKSEDGENTELNLDLLVKDEPIWEEAMDDPSDSLTIDHEIDIKPEIVHSADEEEEYTPLTCDMCSQTFHQPSDWVRHIELTHADIAEGRRRRRKGEVDDDSKDFPPLKCDLCGDMYITPQEWVRHIQTEHTEEQLAVMNNSAPPKQRKLQSHQKLCNICKKEFPSHASMVIHQRTHTGERPFLCSYCQKGFNVKSNLLRHLRTLHDKYVHPSLYGSNGNTNA is encoded by the exons AAAACATGGCCATCGTTCCTTCGGAGAATTATCAACTTAAATGGCACAGTTATGGCGCGCATCTGCACAGCTCTGTCGCGACGTTACTCCATTCAGAATCCTTCGCAGATGTCTTGTTAGCAACGTCCTGTGGCCGGCACGTGGCGGCTCATCGATTTGTCCTTGCCGCTTGTTCGTCGTATCTCAGTCACATTTTTCAAACATGTCATTTCGGTGCAAATACGAACGCTCCAATAATTGTG gTATTACCAACAGAAATTGGATATCGCACATTAAAAATTCTGATTCAATACATGTACAGCGGTGAAGCTACCGTGACAAATGATCAATTAGAAGGTGTATTAAAAGCAGGTGATATACTGCGTGTACGCGGTTTATGGAGATCCAACAGCGGAagtaaaaaggagaatgtaCAATCGAATAGCCAGAAGGTGGATCGAGACAAACGGGAACAGCCACCTTTAACCGGTCAAATTCAAAAAATCAAATTGGTTCAACCAAGTACAgagaaaattgtcgaaaatGCGCAACAGACGCCAATGCAAAATGACGTTCAGAAACCTACCTCAGAGAGAAAGAGTACTGAGAAAATCGAGGAGAAGATTAGCGAACCAGAATCGAAAGTTTTGGAGGAAAATAAGAATATCGAACAGAGTAAGAATAACGAAAATCTGGAGACCAatgggaaaaaaagaagaattactAACAGCGATGTGGAATCTAACAAATCTAAAAGCGAAGATGGTGAAAAC ACCGAATTGAACCTGGATCTTTTAGTGAAAGATGAACCAATTTGGGAAGAAGCTATGGATGATCCATCGGATTCATTAACGATAGATCATGAGATCGATATAAAACCG GAAATCGTACATAGCGCAGATGAAGAGGAAGAATACACCCCGTTAACATGCGACATGTGCAGTCAAACATTTCACCAGCCATCGGATTGGGTAAGACACATTGAATTGACACACGCTGATATAGCCGAAGGTAGGAGAAGAAGGAGAAAG GGCGAGGTGGATGACGACAGCAAGGATTTTCCACCTTTAAAATGTGATCTTTGTGGTGACATGTACATAACGCCTCAAGAATGGGTACGCCATATACAGACAGAACATACAGAAGAGCAGTTAGCTGTGATGAATAACTCGGCGCCTCCTAAACAAAGAAAGCTTCAAAGTCACCAAAAATTGTGCAACATTTGTAAAAAAGAATTTCCAAGCCATGCATCCATGGTAATTCACCAAAGAACGCATACAGGGGAAAGGCCTTTTCTTTGTTCCTATTGTCAAAAAGGCTTTAACGTAAAAAGTAATTTACTAAGGCATTTAAGGACATTGCATGACAAGTATGTACATCCCAGCTTATATGGGAGTAATGGCAACACGAATGCTTAA
- the LOC126913904 gene encoding zinc finger protein 271 isoform X2: MWGAEEKNMAIVPSENYQLKWHSYGAHLHSSVATLLHSESFADVLLATSCGRHVAAHRFVLAACSSYLSHIFQTCHFGANTNAPIIVVLPTEIGYRTLKILIQYMYSGEATVTNDQLEGVLKAGDILRVRGLWRSNSGSKKENVQSNSQKVDRDKREQPPLTGQIQKIKLVQPSTEKIVENAQQTPMQNDVQKPTSERKSTEKIEEKISEPESKVLEENKNIEQSKNNENLETNGKKRRITNSDVESNKSKSEDGENTELNLDLLVKDEPIWEEAMDDPSDSLTIDHEIDIKPEIVHSADEEEEYTPLTCDMCSQTFHQPSDWVRHIELTHADIAEGRRRRRKGEVDDDSKDFPPLKCDLCGDMYITPQEWVRHIQTEHTEEQLAVMNNSAPPKQRKLQSHQKLCNICKKEFPSHASMVIHQRTHTGERPFLCSYCQKGFNVKSNLLRHLRTLHDKYVHPSLYGSNGNTNA; this comes from the exons ATGTGGGGTGCTGAAGAGA AAAACATGGCCATCGTTCCTTCGGAGAATTATCAACTTAAATGGCACAGTTATGGCGCGCATCTGCACAGCTCTGTCGCGACGTTACTCCATTCAGAATCCTTCGCAGATGTCTTGTTAGCAACGTCCTGTGGCCGGCACGTGGCGGCTCATCGATTTGTCCTTGCCGCTTGTTCGTCGTATCTCAGTCACATTTTTCAAACATGTCATTTCGGTGCAAATACGAACGCTCCAATAATTGTG gTATTACCAACAGAAATTGGATATCGCACATTAAAAATTCTGATTCAATACATGTACAGCGGTGAAGCTACCGTGACAAATGATCAATTAGAAGGTGTATTAAAAGCAGGTGATATACTGCGTGTACGCGGTTTATGGAGATCCAACAGCGGAagtaaaaaggagaatgtaCAATCGAATAGCCAGAAGGTGGATCGAGACAAACGGGAACAGCCACCTTTAACCGGTCAAATTCAAAAAATCAAATTGGTTCAACCAAGTACAgagaaaattgtcgaaaatGCGCAACAGACGCCAATGCAAAATGACGTTCAGAAACCTACCTCAGAGAGAAAGAGTACTGAGAAAATCGAGGAGAAGATTAGCGAACCAGAATCGAAAGTTTTGGAGGAAAATAAGAATATCGAACAGAGTAAGAATAACGAAAATCTGGAGACCAatgggaaaaaaagaagaattactAACAGCGATGTGGAATCTAACAAATCTAAAAGCGAAGATGGTGAAAAC ACCGAATTGAACCTGGATCTTTTAGTGAAAGATGAACCAATTTGGGAAGAAGCTATGGATGATCCATCGGATTCATTAACGATAGATCATGAGATCGATATAAAACCG GAAATCGTACATAGCGCAGATGAAGAGGAAGAATACACCCCGTTAACATGCGACATGTGCAGTCAAACATTTCACCAGCCATCGGATTGGGTAAGACACATTGAATTGACACACGCTGATATAGCCGAAGGTAGGAGAAGAAGGAGAAAG GGCGAGGTGGATGACGACAGCAAGGATTTTCCACCTTTAAAATGTGATCTTTGTGGTGACATGTACATAACGCCTCAAGAATGGGTACGCCATATACAGACAGAACATACAGAAGAGCAGTTAGCTGTGATGAATAACTCGGCGCCTCCTAAACAAAGAAAGCTTCAAAGTCACCAAAAATTGTGCAACATTTGTAAAAAAGAATTTCCAAGCCATGCATCCATGGTAATTCACCAAAGAACGCATACAGGGGAAAGGCCTTTTCTTTGTTCCTATTGTCAAAAAGGCTTTAACGTAAAAAGTAATTTACTAAGGCATTTAAGGACATTGCATGACAAGTATGTACATCCCAGCTTATATGGGAGTAATGGCAACACGAATGCTTAA